A single region of the Desulfotomaculum sp. genome encodes:
- a CDS encoding acetolactate synthase small subunit, with protein MKHTLSVLVENQPGVLARVAGLFSRRGFNIDSLAVGQTENPAVSRMTIVVEGDGRIVEQVTKQLHKLIDVIKVGDITAEKYVDRELVMVKVNADAGQRGEIMLIADIFRARVIDLGRRTLTLECTGDEGKITAFEESLRPYGIKEMVRTGKVAMLRGARFTTVGNSGLDQDDE; from the coding sequence ATGAAACATACGCTTTCTGTTCTGGTTGAGAATCAGCCCGGTGTACTGGCCAGGGTTGCGGGGCTTTTCAGCCGCCGGGGATTTAACATTGACAGCCTGGCTGTGGGGCAGACGGAAAATCCGGCTGTTTCACGGATGACCATAGTAGTCGAGGGCGACGGCCGGATTGTGGAGCAGGTAACCAAGCAGCTTCACAAACTTATCGACGTGATCAAGGTCGGCGACATCACCGCTGAAAAATATGTCGACAGGGAACTGGTCATGGTCAAGGTGAACGCCGATGCCGGCCAGCGCGGTGAAATAATGCTCATCGCGGACATTTTCAGGGCGCGCGTCATTGATTTAGGACGCCGCACGCTTACCCTGGAATGCACCGGCGATGAGGGAAAAATAACTGCATTTGAGGAATCCCTTCGCCCATACGGGATCAAAGAAATGGTCCGGACGGGGAAGGTGGCCATGTTAAGAGGCGCCAGGTTTACCACTGTTGGAAATTCGGGATTAGACCAGGATGACGAATAA
- the ilvB gene encoding biosynthetic-type acetolactate synthase large subunit — translation MEITAAQALVRCLEKENIEIIFGIPGAAIAPVYDALYNSKIKHVLVRHEQGAVHAADGYARATGRVGVCMATSGPGATNLVTGIANAYMDSVPIVVITGQVNTERVGTDAFQEVDTTGITIPITKHNFLLKDPAQLGETVKKAFYIASTGRSGPVLIDLPGDVTSSKIKFKYPETVKLRGYKPTYRGHPNMIKEAARLIGEARRPVIYAGGGILSSSAFGELKQLAETIDAPVTNTFMGLSSFPGDHPLFLGMLGLHGTRYANMAITECDLLIALGARFDDRVTGRISAFAPDAKIIHIDIDPAEIGKNVKINIPVVGDVKQVLQSLLTQVKKTERPEWHKRIQELKEAYQMRYSREGGLKPQFIVERLNAETGGDSLVVTDVGQHQMWVAQYYRFNKPRMLISSGGLGTMGFGLPAAAGAQLGIPGQQVVLITGDGSFQMTIQELATVKEQNLPLKIFILNNQRLGMVRQFQQVYYEGRYMAVDFLFHPDFEVLARAYGIDGFTIRSEEDAVRMLPGILKSPGPALVNCLVYPEENVIPMVPAGKGIDEAIEFAEGESKL, via the coding sequence TTGGAAATTACTGCTGCCCAGGCCCTGGTTCGCTGCCTGGAAAAAGAAAACATAGAAATCATCTTCGGTATTCCGGGCGCCGCTATAGCCCCGGTATATGACGCCCTGTACAATTCAAAAATCAAACACGTTCTGGTGAGGCACGAGCAGGGAGCGGTTCACGCCGCTGACGGCTATGCCCGGGCGACCGGCAGGGTTGGCGTCTGCATGGCCACTTCCGGGCCCGGGGCCACAAACCTGGTAACCGGGATAGCCAACGCTTACATGGATTCGGTGCCTATTGTCGTAATCACCGGCCAGGTGAATACCGAGCGGGTCGGAACCGACGCGTTCCAGGAAGTGGATACTACAGGGATAACAATTCCGATCACCAAGCATAATTTTTTGCTCAAAGACCCGGCTCAGCTGGGAGAAACGGTCAAAAAAGCTTTTTATATAGCTTCTACCGGCCGGTCCGGGCCGGTGCTGATCGACCTGCCCGGAGACGTCACAAGTTCAAAAATCAAGTTTAAGTACCCCGAAACGGTTAAGCTGCGCGGTTACAAGCCGACCTACCGGGGTCACCCGAATATGATTAAAGAGGCTGCAAGGCTGATCGGCGAAGCCCGGCGGCCGGTCATTTACGCTGGAGGAGGAATTCTCAGTTCCTCAGCCTTCGGTGAATTGAAACAGCTCGCCGAAACAATCGACGCGCCCGTAACCAACACCTTTATGGGCCTGTCGAGTTTTCCGGGAGATCACCCGCTTTTCCTGGGTATGTTGGGACTGCACGGCACACGCTACGCAAATATGGCAATTACAGAATGCGACCTGCTGATTGCCCTGGGGGCGCGTTTTGACGACCGCGTCACAGGCAGAATTTCCGCCTTTGCGCCAGACGCAAAGATAATTCATATTGATATCGACCCTGCTGAAATAGGGAAAAACGTAAAGATCAACATTCCCGTCGTAGGCGACGTTAAGCAAGTCTTGCAGTCACTGCTGACTCAGGTCAAGAAGACTGAGCGTCCGGAATGGCATAAACGGATCCAGGAACTCAAAGAGGCTTATCAGATGCGCTACAGCCGTGAGGGGGGGTTGAAACCCCAGTTTATTGTCGAGCGGCTCAATGCGGAAACAGGCGGGGATTCCCTGGTGGTTACCGACGTGGGCCAGCACCAGATGTGGGTTGCGCAGTATTACCGGTTTAACAAACCACGCATGCTGATTTCTTCCGGCGGTCTGGGCACAATGGGTTTCGGGCTTCCCGCAGCAGCAGGCGCCCAGTTGGGCATCCCGGGGCAGCAGGTCGTTCTGATTACGGGAGACGGCAGTTTTCAGATGACCATCCAGGAACTGGCCACAGTCAAAGAACAGAATCTGCCCTTAAAAATATTTATCCTGAACAATCAGAGACTGGGTATGGTCCGTCAGTTCCAGCAGGTTTATTATGAAGGAAGGTACATGGCGGTGGATTTTCTTTTCCATCCCGATTTCGAAGTTCTGGCCCGGGCATATGGAATCGACGGCTTTACCATCCGCAGCGAGGAGGACGCCGTCCGCATGCTGCCCGGGATTTTAAAGTCACCCGGCCCCGCCCTGGTGAACTGCCTGGTTTACCCCGAGGAAAACGTTATACCGATGGTCCCGGCCGGGAAAGGTATTGATGAAGCAATTGAATTTGCCGAGGGAGAGAGTAAGCTATGA